From the Theobroma cacao cultivar B97-61/B2 chromosome 2, Criollo_cocoa_genome_V2, whole genome shotgun sequence genome, one window contains:
- the LOC18609999 gene encoding purple acid phosphatase 8, whose amino-acid sequence MAFLSSRRTIHISVLLISAWLWLSSESSVAELQRFQHPVKPNGSLSFLVVGDWGRKGLYNQSKVAFQMGLVGQKLDIDFVISTGDNFYEDGLTGVDDPAFNQSFTAIYTAPSLKKQWYNVLGNHDYRGDVEAQLSPILREKDKRWLCLRSFILKAEFVEFFFVDTTPFVDKYFTDPGDDVYDWKGVSPREDYLSNLLKDVDAALKKSNAKWKIVVGHHTIKSAGHHGVTKELVKQLVPILEANSVDMYINGHDHCLEHISDKNSQIQYLTTGGGSKAWKDDVHRWDPKELKFYYDGQGFMSMQMTQRKAHIAFYDIYGKVLHTWNISKELHSDA is encoded by the exons ATGGCTTTTCTGTCGTCTCGCAGAACCATTCATATCTCCGTTCTCCTGATTAGTGCTTGGCTATGGCTGTCGTCGGAGTCTTCCGTGGCCGAGCTCCAGCGTTTTCAGCATCCGGTGAAACCGAACGGGTCTCTCAGCTTTTTGGTGGTTGGAGACTGGGGAAGAAAAGGACTATACAATCAATCTAAAGTTGCATTTCag ATGGGACTGGTGGGTCAGAAACTAGACATAGACTTCGTGATTTCGACAGGGGATAACTTTTATGAAGATGGCCTGACGGGAGTAGATGATCCTGCATTCAATCAGTCATTCACCGCAATCTACACAGCCCCAAGTTTGAAAAAGCAATGGTACAATG TTTTGGGCAATCATGACTATAGAGGTGATGTTGAAGCACAATTGAGTCCCATCCTTAGAGAAAAAGACAAGAGGTGGCTTTGCTTGAGATCATTTATTCTCAAAGCTG AGTTTGTAGAGTTTTTCTTCGTGGATACGACTCCATTTGTTGACAAGTATTTCACAGATCCAGGGGATGATGTCTATGACTGGAAAGGTGTCTCTCCAAGGGAAGATTATCTTTCAAATCTCCTCAAG GATGTGGATGCAGCATTAAAGAAATCTAATGCAAAATGGAAGATAGTGGTCGGACACCATACAATCAAAAGCGCTGGACACCATGGTGTCACTAAAGAGCTGGTCAAACAACTTGTACCCATCCTTGAA GCAAACAGTGTAGATATGTACATTAACGGCCACGATCACTGCTTGGAACACATCAGTGACAAAAACAG ccaaattcaatatttaaCGACTGGTGGTGGCTCGAAGGCATGGAAAGATGATGTGCATAGGTGGGATCCAAAGGAACTCAAGTTTTACTACGATGGGCAAGGAtttatgtctatgcaaatgaCTCAACGCAAAGCTCATATCGCATTCTATGATATTTACGGCAAAGTTTTACATACATGGAACATCTCCAAAGAACTGCATTCAGACGCTTAA
- the LOC18609998 gene encoding purple acid phosphatase 3 isoform X3 has product MLLTLASTLLLGLFVVSCVAELQRFEHAAKPDGSLSFLVVGDWGRRGLYNQSEVALQMGIIGEKLDVDFIISTGDNFYDNGLKGVDDPAFHESFTDIYTAPSLQKQWYSVLGNHDYRGNVEAQLSPILTKMDSRWLCLRSFILNAGPEMAEFFFVDTTPFVRKYFIDPEDHVYDWKGVLPRKNYLKNLLMELDSALRESKAKWKIVVGHHTIKSAGHHGNTHELAKHLLPIVQTVKLILMSPVHMQQPNSILNKWWWLQGVEG; this is encoded by the exons ATGCTCTTGACGCTTGCATCGACGCTTCTCCTTGGCCTGTTCGTTGTTTCCTGTGTGGCGGAGCTTCAGCGCTTCGAGCACGCGGCGAAACCTGATGGGTCTCTTAGCTTCTTGGTGGTCGGAGATTGGGGAAGAAGAGGACTCTATAACCAATCTGAAGTTGCTCTTCAG aTGGGAATAATTGGAGAGAAGTTGGatgttgattttataatctctaCGGGAGATAATTTTTACGACAATGGATTGAAGGGTGTAGATGATCCAGCATTTCATGAATCCTTTACTGACATCTATACGGCTCCTAGCTTGCAAAAGCAATGGTACTCTG TGTTGGGTAATCACGATTACAGGGGAAACGTTGAGGCCCAGTTGAGTCCCATTCTTACAAAGATGGATAGCAGATGGCTTTGCTTGAGATCATTTATCCTCAATGCTGGACCTG AAATGGcagaatttttctttgtaGACACTACTCCATTCGTGAGGAAATACTTCATCGACCCAGAAGATCATGTCTATGACTGGAAGGGCGTATTACCCCGAAAAAATTACCTTAAGAATCTTTTGATG GAATTGGATTCGGCCTTAAGAGAATCCAAAGCAAAATGGAAGATTGTGGTGGGTCACCATACAATCAAAAGTGCTGGACACCATGGCAACACCCATGAGCTTGCCAAGCATCTTCTTCCAATCGTTCAG ACAGTAAAATTGATACTCATGTCCCCCGTGCACATGCAGCAGCCCAATTCAATTCTTAACAAGTGGTGGTGGCTCCAAGGCGTGGAGGGGTGA
- the LOC18609998 gene encoding purple acid phosphatase 4 isoform X1: MLLTLASTLLLGLFVVSCVAELQRFEHAAKPDGSLSFLVVGDWGRRGLYNQSEVALQMGIIGEKLDVDFIISTGDNFYDNGLKGVDDPAFHESFTDIYTAPSLQKQWYSVLGNHDYRGNVEAQLSPILTKMDSRWLCLRSFILNAGPEMAEFFFVDTTPFVRKYFIDPEDHVYDWKGVLPRKNYLKNLLMELDSALRESKAKWKIVVGHHTIKSAGHHGNTHELAKHLLPIVQAYDVDFYINGHDHCLEHISSTESSPIQFLTSGGGSKAWRGDVNWWNPQEMKFYHDGQGFMSVQMTRTEVDATFYDVFGNVMHKWTTSKQLSSAI, encoded by the exons ATGCTCTTGACGCTTGCATCGACGCTTCTCCTTGGCCTGTTCGTTGTTTCCTGTGTGGCGGAGCTTCAGCGCTTCGAGCACGCGGCGAAACCTGATGGGTCTCTTAGCTTCTTGGTGGTCGGAGATTGGGGAAGAAGAGGACTCTATAACCAATCTGAAGTTGCTCTTCAG aTGGGAATAATTGGAGAGAAGTTGGatgttgattttataatctctaCGGGAGATAATTTTTACGACAATGGATTGAAGGGTGTAGATGATCCAGCATTTCATGAATCCTTTACTGACATCTATACGGCTCCTAGCTTGCAAAAGCAATGGTACTCTG TGTTGGGTAATCACGATTACAGGGGAAACGTTGAGGCCCAGTTGAGTCCCATTCTTACAAAGATGGATAGCAGATGGCTTTGCTTGAGATCATTTATCCTCAATGCTGGACCTG AAATGGcagaatttttctttgtaGACACTACTCCATTCGTGAGGAAATACTTCATCGACCCAGAAGATCATGTCTATGACTGGAAGGGCGTATTACCCCGAAAAAATTACCTTAAGAATCTTTTGATG GAATTGGATTCGGCCTTAAGAGAATCCAAAGCAAAATGGAAGATTGTGGTGGGTCACCATACAATCAAAAGTGCTGGACACCATGGCAACACCCATGAGCTTGCCAAGCATCTTCTTCCAATCGTTCAG GCATACGATGTTGACTTTTATATTAACGGGCATGACCATTGCTTGGAGCACATTAGCAGCACTGAGAg CAGCCCAATTCAATTCTTAACAAGTGGTGGTGGCTCCAAGGCGTGGAGGGGTGACGTTAATTGGTGGAATCCACAAGAAATGAAGTTCTATCACGATGGACAAGGTTTTATGTCTGTGCAAATGACTCGGACTGAGGTTGATGCCACATTCTATGATGTTTTCGGCAATGTTATGCACAAATGGACCACTTCAAAGCAGCTTTCTTCTGCAATTTAA
- the LOC18609998 gene encoding purple acid phosphatase 4 isoform X2: protein MLLTLASTLLLGLFVVSCVAELQRFEHAAKPDGSLSFLVVGDWGRRGLYNQSEVALQMGIIGEKLDVDFIISTGDNFYDNGLKGVDDPAFHESFTDIYTAPSLQKQWYSVLGNHDYRGNVEAQLSPILTKMDSRWLCLRSFILNAGPEMAEFFFVDTTPFVRKYFIDPEDHVYDWKGVLPRKNYLKNLLMELDSALRESKAKWKIVVGHHTIKSAGHHGNTHELAKHLLPIVQAYDVDFYINGHDHCLEHISSTESPIQFLTSGGGSKAWRGDVNWWNPQEMKFYHDGQGFMSVQMTRTEVDATFYDVFGNVMHKWTTSKQLSSAI, encoded by the exons ATGCTCTTGACGCTTGCATCGACGCTTCTCCTTGGCCTGTTCGTTGTTTCCTGTGTGGCGGAGCTTCAGCGCTTCGAGCACGCGGCGAAACCTGATGGGTCTCTTAGCTTCTTGGTGGTCGGAGATTGGGGAAGAAGAGGACTCTATAACCAATCTGAAGTTGCTCTTCAG aTGGGAATAATTGGAGAGAAGTTGGatgttgattttataatctctaCGGGAGATAATTTTTACGACAATGGATTGAAGGGTGTAGATGATCCAGCATTTCATGAATCCTTTACTGACATCTATACGGCTCCTAGCTTGCAAAAGCAATGGTACTCTG TGTTGGGTAATCACGATTACAGGGGAAACGTTGAGGCCCAGTTGAGTCCCATTCTTACAAAGATGGATAGCAGATGGCTTTGCTTGAGATCATTTATCCTCAATGCTGGACCTG AAATGGcagaatttttctttgtaGACACTACTCCATTCGTGAGGAAATACTTCATCGACCCAGAAGATCATGTCTATGACTGGAAGGGCGTATTACCCCGAAAAAATTACCTTAAGAATCTTTTGATG GAATTGGATTCGGCCTTAAGAGAATCCAAAGCAAAATGGAAGATTGTGGTGGGTCACCATACAATCAAAAGTGCTGGACACCATGGCAACACCCATGAGCTTGCCAAGCATCTTCTTCCAATCGTTCAG GCATACGATGTTGACTTTTATATTAACGGGCATGACCATTGCTTGGAGCACATTAGCAGCACTGAGAg CCCAATTCAATTCTTAACAAGTGGTGGTGGCTCCAAGGCGTGGAGGGGTGACGTTAATTGGTGGAATCCACAAGAAATGAAGTTCTATCACGATGGACAAGGTTTTATGTCTGTGCAAATGACTCGGACTGAGGTTGATGCCACATTCTATGATGTTTTCGGCAATGTTATGCACAAATGGACCACTTCAAAGCAGCTTTCTTCTGCAATTTAA